A single window of Deinococcus radiotolerans DNA harbors:
- a CDS encoding GNAT family N-acetyltransferase, with the protein MNELIRQLAQAEASAHGRGGVRAEFGPLVAAYHGPDLALNSAWHDGHATPTEADLSAFEAFSAQHAAPITLHVLSPFVNAALPLLTARGYVLSYTLHAYTRDLRDLPSTPALEVTAETDPATWAALSGQGFGPGSEPIMRVVAGLPGTQRFTAHVDGQHAGTAALNVQGNVAALFGTSTRPQWRGRGVQTALLAARLHAARGQGAALASVFATPGSDSERNIRRAGFQLSALRLTFTRPG; encoded by the coding sequence ATGAACGAACTCATCCGGCAGCTGGCGCAGGCCGAAGCGTCCGCCCACGGGCGCGGCGGCGTCCGCGCGGAGTTCGGCCCACTGGTCGCCGCGTACCACGGGCCGGACCTCGCGCTGAACAGCGCCTGGCACGACGGCCACGCCACGCCCACCGAGGCGGACCTCAGCGCGTTCGAGGCGTTCAGCGCCCAGCACGCCGCGCCCATCACCCTGCACGTCCTCTCCCCTTTCGTGAACGCGGCGCTGCCTCTGCTGACCGCGCGGGGCTACGTTCTCTCATACACCCTGCACGCCTACACGCGCGACCTGCGGGACCTGCCCAGCACGCCCGCGCTGGAGGTCACGGCGGAGACCGACCCAGCCACCTGGGCCGCCCTGTCCGGGCAGGGCTTCGGCCCGGGAAGCGAGCCCATCATGCGCGTGGTGGCCGGGTTACCCGGCACGCAGCGCTTCACCGCTCACGTGGACGGCCAGCACGCCGGAACGGCAGCCCTGAATGTGCAGGGAAACGTCGCCGCCCTGTTCGGCACGTCCACCCGGCCCCAGTGGCGGGGGCGGGGCGTGCAGACGGCGCTGCTTGCCGCCCGGCTGCACGCGGCGCGCGGTCAGGGCGCTGCGCTGGCCAGCGTGTTCGCCACGCCCGGCAGTGACAGTGAACGCAACATCCGCCGCGCCGGATTCCAGCTGAGCGCCCTGCGCCTGACCTTCACCCGGCCTGGCTAG